In Xenopus tropicalis strain Nigerian chromosome 5, UCB_Xtro_10.0, whole genome shotgun sequence, one genomic interval encodes:
- the gyg1 gene encoding glycogenin-1 isoform X1, translated as MTGRICTAGSGEEARASPEQHTPSLQRARSSSDMAADQAFVTLATNDTYVKGALVLGSSLRQHNTTNKLVVLITPQVSDAMRKVLDKVYDDVRVVDVLDSGDSAHLALMKRPELGVTLTKIHCWTLTEYSKCVFMDADTMVLCNIDELFEREELSAAPDPGWPDCFNSGVFVFTPSFETYNDLLQLATQKGSFDGGDQGLLNTFFDTWATKDINKHLPFVYNLSSVSLYSYLPAFKAFGANAKVVHFLGKVKPWNYTYDSKTKSVRSDVHDPSLIHPEFLNLWWDIYSTKIVSLLTQEGAVKEATTALQVLSGLVYTLAFSCRFCREEEVKEAVVQMSISHSHSPPSASSEERRERWEQGQVDYMGEDSYENIKKKLDSYLQ; from the exons ATCAAGCTTTTGTGACCCTGGCTACAAATGACACCTATGTAAAAGGAGCGCTGGTGTTGGGATCATCTCTGCGACAACACAACACTACAAACAAGCTGGTTGTGCTTATAACTCCTCAGGTCTCAGACGCCATGAG AAAAGTACTTGACAAAGTCTATGATGATGTTCGAGTGGTGGATGTCTTGGACAGTGGGGATTCTGCACACCTCGCTTTAATGAAACGACCTGAATTGGGAGTCACACTGACAAAAATACACTGTTGGACTCTTACAGAATATTCCAAATGCGTATTCATGGACGCAGACACCATG GTTTTGTGTAACATTGATGAGCTTTTTGAAAGAGAAGAGCTGTCTGCAGCACCGGACCCAGGCTGGCCTGACTGCTTCAACTCTGGAGTGTTTGTTTTTACACCATCTTTTGAAACCTACAATGATCTTCTACAGTTGGCAACACAAAAAGGCAGCTTTGATG GTGGGGACCAAGGATTGCTAAACACATTTTTTGATACTTGGGCCACAAAAGATATAAACAAGCATCTCCCCTTTGTGTACAACCTGAGCAGTGTCTCCTTGTACTCCTATCTTCCAGCATTCAAAGC ATTTGGAGCCAATGCTAAGGTGGTGCATTTCCTGGGGAAGGTGAAGCCTTGGAACTATACGTACGACAGTAAAACAAAAAGCGTGAGGAGTGATGTACATGATCCATCTCTCATTCACCCAGAATTCCTCAACCTCTGGTGGGACATCTACTCTACTAAGATTGTCTCTCTGCTTACACAAGAAGGAGCTGTTAAAGAAGCAACAACTGCCCTACAAGTG CTATCGGGCTTGGTCTATACACTGGCTTTCTCTTGTCGCTTCTGTAGAGAG gaggAGGTTAAAGAAGCAGTGGTACAGATGTCCATTTCACATTCACATTCTCCTCCATCTGCATCTTCAGAAGAACGCCGGGAAAGATGGGAACAAGGCCAGGTGGATTACATGGGCGAAGACTCGTATGAAAACATCAAAAAGAAGCTTGACTCCTATCTCCAATAG
- the gyg1 gene encoding glycogenin-1 produces MAADQAFVTLATNDTYVKGALVLGSSLRQHNTTNKLVVLITPQVSDAMRKVLDKVYDDVRVVDVLDSGDSAHLALMKRPELGVTLTKIHCWTLTEYSKCVFMDADTMVLCNIDELFEREELSAAPDPGWPDCFNSGVFVFTPSFETYNDLLQLATQKGSFDGGDQGLLNTFFDTWATKDINKHLPFVYNLSSVSLYSYLPAFKAFGANAKVVHFLGKVKPWNYTYDSKTKSVRSDVHDPSLIHPEFLNLWWDIYSTKIVSLLTQEGAVKEATTALQVEEVKEAVVQMSISHSHSPPSASSEERRERWEQGQVDYMGEDSYENIKKKLDSYLQ; encoded by the exons ATCAAGCTTTTGTGACCCTGGCTACAAATGACACCTATGTAAAAGGAGCGCTGGTGTTGGGATCATCTCTGCGACAACACAACACTACAAACAAGCTGGTTGTGCTTATAACTCCTCAGGTCTCAGACGCCATGAG AAAAGTACTTGACAAAGTCTATGATGATGTTCGAGTGGTGGATGTCTTGGACAGTGGGGATTCTGCACACCTCGCTTTAATGAAACGACCTGAATTGGGAGTCACACTGACAAAAATACACTGTTGGACTCTTACAGAATATTCCAAATGCGTATTCATGGACGCAGACACCATG GTTTTGTGTAACATTGATGAGCTTTTTGAAAGAGAAGAGCTGTCTGCAGCACCGGACCCAGGCTGGCCTGACTGCTTCAACTCTGGAGTGTTTGTTTTTACACCATCTTTTGAAACCTACAATGATCTTCTACAGTTGGCAACACAAAAAGGCAGCTTTGATG GTGGGGACCAAGGATTGCTAAACACATTTTTTGATACTTGGGCCACAAAAGATATAAACAAGCATCTCCCCTTTGTGTACAACCTGAGCAGTGTCTCCTTGTACTCCTATCTTCCAGCATTCAAAGC ATTTGGAGCCAATGCTAAGGTGGTGCATTTCCTGGGGAAGGTGAAGCCTTGGAACTATACGTACGACAGTAAAACAAAAAGCGTGAGGAGTGATGTACATGATCCATCTCTCATTCACCCAGAATTCCTCAACCTCTGGTGGGACATCTACTCTACTAAGATTGTCTCTCTGCTTACACAAGAAGGAGCTGTTAAAGAAGCAACAACTGCCCTACAAGTG gaggAGGTTAAAGAAGCAGTGGTACAGATGTCCATTTCACATTCACATTCTCCTCCATCTGCATCTTCAGAAGAACGCCGGGAAAGATGGGAACAAGGCCAGGTGGATTACATGGGCGAAGACTCGTATGAAAACATCAAAAAGAAGCTTGACTCCTATCTCCAATAG